From Verrucomicrobiota bacterium, one genomic window encodes:
- a CDS encoding Gfo/Idh/MocA family oxidoreductase: MSVSPTQPLRVAIIGAGYFSQFQYEAWTRIPEVTIVAACNRSVDKAKEKCAQYGIPRFYSDWKEMVDEEKPDFVDIITPPPTHLEICKYLAKRNIHMICQKPLTPSYEESVQLVGLLQSTEARFMVHENWRWQPWYRKIKALMDEGKLGELFSIHFRMRVGDGWGDNAYLDRQPYFRDYPKLLMFETGVHFLDTFRYLGGEVSSLYAKLNKRNPVIAGEDSGIVICNFSSGATATLDANRYNEAETDDARFTFGVMRIDGSEGHLQMDLAGDLTFKPLGGLTQTVSYEHPRINFASDCCFHLQRHFVEQLLNDLPFDSEVEDYLKTLSLVEACYESSATNQVVNL; the protein is encoded by the coding sequence ATGTCAGTATCACCAACCCAACCCCTGCGCGTAGCCATAATAGGTGCAGGATATTTCAGTCAGTTTCAATATGAGGCTTGGACCCGCATTCCGGAGGTCACCATAGTCGCGGCATGCAATCGTTCCGTAGATAAAGCTAAAGAAAAATGCGCCCAATACGGTATCCCTCGATTTTATTCGGATTGGAAGGAAATGGTTGATGAGGAAAAGCCGGATTTCGTCGATATCATTACTCCTCCTCCCACTCATCTGGAGATTTGCAAATACCTGGCCAAACGAAATATCCACATGATTTGCCAAAAGCCCCTAACGCCTAGTTATGAGGAATCTGTCCAGCTGGTTGGCTTGCTTCAATCAACAGAAGCACGATTCATGGTACACGAAAATTGGCGTTGGCAACCCTGGTATCGCAAAATCAAGGCCCTGATGGATGAAGGGAAGCTGGGGGAGTTGTTTAGTATTCATTTCCGAATGCGGGTCGGCGACGGATGGGGAGACAATGCCTACCTGGACCGGCAACCCTATTTTAGGGACTATCCAAAATTGCTCATGTTTGAAACAGGAGTGCATTTTCTGGATACCTTTCGCTACCTCGGTGGAGAAGTCAGCTCACTCTATGCAAAGTTGAATAAACGAAATCCAGTAATAGCGGGAGAGGATAGTGGAATCGTTATCTGCAATTTTTCCAGTGGGGCAACTGCAACGCTTGACGCAAATCGATATAATGAAGCCGAAACCGATGACGCACGATTTACCTTTGGTGTTATGCGGATCGATGGGTCCGAGGGACATCTGCAAATGGATCTGGCAGGTGATCTGACCTTCAAGCCGTTAGGCGGGCTTACCCAGACCGTTTCGTATGAGCATCCACGAATTAACTTCGCCAGTGACTGCTGTTTTCACCTGCAAAGACATTTTGTTGAACAGCTTTTAAACGACCTGCCGTTCGACAGTGAAGTGGAAGATTATCTCAAAACCCTTTCTTTGGTCGAAGCTTGTTATGAATCCTCTGCTACCAACCAAGTCGTTAACCTCTAA
- a CDS encoding DoxX family membrane protein, whose product MNKVTLVIRILLGLMLAVFGLNKFVHFLPALEMHGDAAVYMGGLAASKFTFPVIGIIEVGVGMGLLFNKYVPLALVLLAPISVNILLYHLILDLPNMAVGTVVFAFNLILLFANKKSYGSLLTA is encoded by the coding sequence ATGAATAAAGTTACTCTGGTAATTCGCATTCTCCTCGGCCTTATGTTGGCTGTTTTCGGTCTTAATAAATTTGTGCATTTTCTTCCGGCTTTAGAAATGCATGGAGACGCAGCTGTTTATATGGGAGGCCTTGCGGCTTCAAAATTCACATTTCCAGTGATCGGAATTATTGAAGTGGGCGTCGGAATGGGTCTCTTATTTAACAAATATGTTCCTTTGGCTCTCGTTCTGTTAGCTCCCATTAGCGTAAACATACTCTTGTATCATTTGATTCTGGATCTTCCCAATATGGCGGTTGGCACCGTTGTTTTTGCTTTCAATCTGATACTGCTGTTTGCAAATAAGAAATCATACGGTTCGCTCCTGACTGCATAA
- the polA gene encoding DNA polymerase I: MASNKTLYLLDGMALIYRAHFAFIRNPIVNSKGFNTSAVFGYTNTILDLIKNRNPTHLAVAFDTSAPTQRHIDFPKYKAQREEMPEDLRLSIPKVYEITRGFNIPTLVKDGYEADDLIGTIAKRYVKEGFDVYMVTPDKDFAQLVEPGIFMYKPGRQGSDIEILGVDEVKEKFGLESPEQVIDLLGLWGDSADNIPGVPGIGQKTGAKLIQEFGSIENILANTDKLKGKQRENLENFAEQARLSRKLATIWTDCPIDVSIEDLELNEPNPEILKPLFVELEFNAIGKRLFGDSFIAGRGQGAQLDMSFDDEPLDNEIKMEEAVFKTFESEKPDYKLIDSIAGIEQLVAELNQQSCFCFDTETTGLDVLTTDLLGVAFSYKPKTGYYVSIPTDNEEKQQFLDALRPVFINPDTEKIGHNIKFDYSVLMQHGIQVQGPLFDTMIVHTLVDPDQRHNMDFLAQSLLGYKPISITSLIGEKGKEQKSMADIPLAEVVDYASEDADITFQLKAILEPLLIETGQEKVYHEVEAPLISVLAKMEATGVRIDPETLIAFSAELEIEIKSLSEKIRDLAGTDFNLNSPKQLGQVLFDILKLDPKAKKTKTGQYATNEQVLTRLASKHEIVQSILDHRGASKLKNTYVDTLPGFISPSTGRIHTTYNQTITATGRLNSYNPNLQNIPIRTERGREIRKAFIAGGEEFTLLAADYSQIELRICAALSKEEAMMDAFINNLDIHSATAARIFDTALTEVTPDMRRTAKMVNFGIIYGISAHGLAQRLGIGRAESADIIDEYFKQYPKIKDLMESTIENARKHGYVETLLGRRRPLRDINSANGTVRAGAERVAINTPIQGTAADMIKIAMHKVQDLLENEQTRTRMLLQIHDELVFDLHQDERDTLPPKIVACMQAALPLSVPIVVDTGTGANWLEAH; this comes from the coding sequence ATGGCCTCCAACAAAACCCTGTACTTACTCGACGGCATGGCGCTCATTTACCGGGCGCATTTTGCATTCATCCGCAATCCAATTGTTAATTCCAAGGGGTTTAACACGAGTGCCGTTTTTGGATACACTAACACGATTCTGGACCTGATCAAGAATCGCAATCCGACGCATTTGGCGGTGGCTTTCGATACGTCTGCACCAACTCAGAGGCATATCGATTTCCCTAAATACAAGGCTCAGCGCGAAGAAATGCCGGAGGATCTGAGGCTTTCCATTCCCAAGGTCTACGAGATAACCAGGGGCTTTAATATCCCGACTCTGGTAAAAGACGGTTACGAGGCTGACGACCTCATCGGCACCATCGCCAAACGCTATGTGAAAGAAGGATTCGACGTCTACATGGTAACACCCGACAAAGATTTTGCACAGTTGGTTGAGCCAGGTATTTTTATGTACAAGCCTGGAAGACAAGGTTCAGACATAGAAATCCTCGGCGTGGATGAAGTGAAAGAAAAGTTTGGTCTCGAATCACCCGAACAAGTGATCGACCTCCTCGGCCTCTGGGGTGACAGCGCCGACAACATTCCTGGCGTGCCTGGCATTGGTCAAAAGACAGGGGCAAAACTCATCCAGGAATTTGGATCCATTGAAAATATTCTAGCCAACACAGATAAATTAAAAGGGAAACAGAGGGAGAACCTGGAGAACTTCGCCGAGCAGGCACGTTTATCCAGAAAATTGGCTACCATCTGGACCGATTGTCCTATTGATGTTTCCATTGAAGACCTTGAACTCAACGAACCGAACCCGGAAATCCTGAAACCTTTGTTCGTTGAATTGGAATTCAATGCCATTGGCAAACGACTCTTCGGTGACTCATTTATAGCGGGTAGAGGACAGGGCGCCCAATTGGATATGTCCTTTGATGATGAGCCTTTAGATAACGAAATAAAAATGGAGGAAGCAGTCTTCAAAACGTTCGAATCCGAAAAACCGGATTATAAACTGATCGATTCAATCGCGGGCATTGAACAATTGGTGGCGGAACTAAACCAGCAATCATGCTTTTGTTTCGATACCGAAACAACCGGCTTGGATGTGTTGACCACCGACCTTTTGGGAGTGGCATTCTCGTACAAACCCAAAACGGGTTATTACGTTTCGATACCCACCGACAACGAGGAAAAACAACAATTCCTCGATGCATTAAGGCCTGTATTTATAAATCCGGACACTGAAAAAATCGGCCATAACATCAAATTCGATTACAGTGTTTTGATGCAGCATGGTATTCAAGTTCAAGGGCCACTCTTTGACACGATGATCGTGCATACCCTGGTCGACCCAGACCAGCGGCATAACATGGATTTCCTCGCTCAGTCCCTGTTGGGGTATAAACCGATCTCCATCACGTCGCTCATTGGTGAAAAAGGAAAGGAGCAAAAATCGATGGCCGATATCCCCCTCGCTGAAGTCGTTGATTATGCCTCTGAAGATGCGGATATTACTTTTCAACTTAAGGCGATTCTTGAGCCACTCCTGATAGAAACGGGTCAAGAAAAAGTGTATCACGAAGTGGAAGCACCGTTGATTTCCGTCCTGGCAAAAATGGAAGCCACCGGTGTTCGCATCGACCCGGAGACATTGATCGCTTTCTCAGCCGAATTGGAAATTGAGATAAAAAGCTTGTCCGAAAAGATCAGGGACCTTGCAGGAACCGACTTCAATTTGAATTCGCCCAAGCAGTTGGGCCAGGTGTTATTTGATATCCTTAAACTAGATCCAAAAGCAAAGAAAACCAAGACCGGCCAATATGCCACCAACGAGCAAGTCCTCACTCGTCTCGCCTCGAAACATGAAATCGTTCAATCCATTCTCGATCACCGCGGTGCGAGTAAATTGAAGAACACTTACGTTGATACTTTGCCCGGATTCATCTCTCCGTCCACGGGTCGAATTCACACAACCTACAATCAAACCATTACAGCGACAGGACGTTTAAATTCTTATAATCCGAACCTCCAAAACATCCCGATTCGGACAGAACGTGGACGAGAGATAAGGAAAGCGTTTATCGCAGGTGGTGAGGAATTTACGCTACTAGCAGCCGATTACTCGCAGATAGAGCTCCGGATTTGTGCCGCCCTAAGCAAAGAAGAAGCTATGATGGATGCGTTCATCAATAATCTTGATATTCACTCAGCCACAGCTGCCCGTATTTTCGATACCGCTTTAACTGAGGTGACTCCAGACATGCGTCGAACTGCAAAAATGGTGAACTTTGGAATCATCTATGGAATCAGCGCACATGGGCTTGCCCAACGTCTGGGAATTGGGCGTGCGGAATCCGCGGACATCATAGACGAATATTTCAAACAATATCCCAAAATTAAAGATTTGATGGAATCGACCATCGAAAACGCACGCAAACACGGTTACGTGGAGACACTACTTGGTCGTCGGCGACCGCTTCGGGATATCAATTCGGCAAACGGTACCGTCCGCGCTGGTGCTGAACGGGTGGCGATCAATACACCCATTCAGGGAACCGCGGCAGATATGATAAAAATTGCTATGCACAAAGTCCAGGATCTGCTCGAAAACGAGCAAACCAGGACCCGGATGCTGTTACAGATTCACGATGAATTGGTCTTCGATCTTCACCAGGATGAAAGAGATACTCTTCCGCCAAAGATTGTTGCGTGCATGCAAGCCGCCCTACCCCTTTCCGTCCCGATTGTAGTGGACACAGGAACCGGAGCCAACTGGCTCGAGGCACATTAA
- a CDS encoding adenylate/guanylate cyclase domain-containing protein, translated as MNTHFIQKHYSLSNLDFRDLWDITTHFRASHPALGHIVYSVETHSGPLVSDEPDVSCILRTIARCTEPVESIRVRLTPEAGSQEMPSAELAFYNKEKINFKTGLTLTSSASSKLSVYKFESKLFELFEDLRNTEPNVKFGDPCEILAAVVDIRGFSHFSERPNIESPYLCGVMGAFYQIIQRSFAKYSPEMIKFMGDGVLAVWQTTFEDRQFAVDAAVEGCLRLNSRYQHLRKSPHFTEGTPDSLGVGISIGLGSKLPFDGDYIGRPINVATRLCGVCPGGKVFIDQAVPNLDPSIEKHETTVDVKTYGKYYLWSIQTEGGVLV; from the coding sequence ATGAATACTCATTTCATCCAAAAGCACTATTCACTCTCAAATCTCGACTTTCGGGACCTTTGGGATATTACGACCCATTTTCGTGCGAGTCACCCGGCTTTGGGGCACATTGTTTATTCGGTTGAAACACACAGTGGCCCTCTTGTTTCAGATGAGCCCGATGTGTCCTGTATCTTGCGAACAATCGCCAGATGTACCGAGCCTGTGGAAAGTATCCGTGTTCGGCTTACCCCAGAGGCAGGAAGTCAGGAAATGCCGTCCGCCGAATTAGCTTTTTATAATAAGGAAAAGATTAATTTTAAAACGGGTCTAACGCTGACCAGTTCTGCTTCATCAAAACTTTCGGTTTACAAGTTTGAAAGTAAATTGTTTGAGCTCTTCGAGGACCTCCGAAACACCGAACCGAATGTGAAGTTTGGGGACCCTTGTGAAATCCTGGCTGCCGTGGTGGATATTCGTGGATTTTCACATTTCTCCGAACGTCCTAATATTGAATCCCCCTATCTTTGTGGTGTTATGGGTGCATTTTATCAAATCATCCAACGGAGTTTTGCTAAATATTCGCCTGAAATGATAAAATTTATGGGAGACGGTGTGCTGGCAGTTTGGCAAACTACGTTCGAAGATCGGCAGTTCGCTGTCGACGCCGCAGTTGAGGGATGCTTGCGTCTCAATAGCCGTTATCAGCACCTGCGGAAGAGCCCACACTTTACTGAAGGTACTCCCGATTCCCTCGGTGTTGGGATATCTATAGGTCTCGGTAGTAAGTTGCCTTTTGATGGTGATTACATAGGACGACCCATCAATGTAGCTACCCGGCTCTGCGGCGTATGCCCAGGCGGAAAAGTTTTTATCGATCAGGCAGTTCCAAATCTTGATCCCTCAATCGAAAAACACGAGACAACGGTAGACGTCAAAACGTATGGTAAATACTACCTCTGGTCTATCCAGACCGAAGGAGGAGTTTTAGTGTAA
- a CDS encoding FadR/GntR family transcriptional regulator: protein MTTEIRISASEVIFHYFKEKIKSGELQAGDPLPSERTLQKQLGVSRFSLREGLARLNAIGVIDTQHGKTTRVSQTVNMESLRNVFLPLQANLDTQARGDLYEARITLEVEIAGLAAVRRSEEDLKALKINLRDAEASLHDGDKFGSLDLEFHELIAIAAGNRFFRQMHAVIRDQLQPIMKLHANAEEQRRLILTKHNDLFTAIESGNTREARKMARDHLGVFKSHYA, encoded by the coding sequence ATGACCACAGAAATACGCATATCAGCTTCAGAGGTTATTTTTCACTATTTTAAAGAAAAGATTAAGAGCGGTGAACTTCAAGCTGGTGATCCGTTGCCGAGTGAACGTACTTTGCAAAAACAGCTGGGTGTAAGTCGTTTTAGTTTACGAGAAGGATTGGCGCGCTTGAACGCAATCGGTGTGATCGATACCCAACATGGGAAAACCACGCGGGTATCCCAGACCGTGAATATGGAGTCGCTCAGAAATGTGTTTTTACCCCTTCAGGCAAATTTAGATACCCAAGCGCGGGGAGATCTCTATGAAGCGAGGATCACTCTTGAGGTAGAAATCGCGGGCCTGGCAGCGGTACGAAGAAGCGAGGAAGACCTCAAAGCATTAAAAATCAATCTTAGAGATGCGGAAGCATCCCTGCATGATGGCGATAAGTTCGGCTCACTCGATCTGGAATTTCATGAGTTGATTGCTATAGCTGCAGGCAACCGCTTTTTCCGCCAGATGCACGCGGTCATTCGAGATCAGTTGCAACCGATAATGAAATTGCATGCAAACGCCGAGGAACAAAGAAGGCTAATTCTTACCAAGCACAACGACCTCTTTACAGCTATAGAATCAGGAAACACACGAGAAGCCAGGAAGATGGCTCGGGATCATCTCGGAGTATTCAAATCGCACTACGCCTAA
- a CDS encoding ABC-F family ATP-binding cassette domain-containing protein, protein MIELENVSLRYGPKVIFNEVGVVINARDRIGLVGSNGAGKTTLIKSLLGKTEVDAGRIEMAKFVSLGYLPQDGVSISGLPLLQEVEEAFETVIEIREHLEQANHQLDGLSPETEEYHDLLELMGGWEHELEMHESHKVKSKVESVLLGLGFQMSDMERPTDEFSGGWKMRIALARLLLKQPSLLLLDEPTNHLDIESLQWLENYLKSYEGALLIVSHDRAFLDTLCTKVFALSMGRLDVYAGNYSYFESESAVRIELLGKAHANQQRKIEKTERFIERFRYKSSKAKQVQSRVKALDKVERIQIENTEKQINFSFLSPPRSGQKVLEVSGLHKSYGELKVLAGIDFSLEREDRVAVVGVNGAGKSTLVRIIAGEEPFQEGEFQLGHNVVPAYFAQHQADILDEEDTALSVVERASPAGEVGRARSILGSFLFEGDDVFKKVGVLSGGERNRLALAKILLARSNFLILDEPTNHLDMASKDRLQSALADYSGTMMIVSHDRDFLEPLVTKVLEVSQNSIRWYYGSLSHYLQKKEEEALAHSSTVTVSSSDLNTGLNSKERRQHNARIREKLKPQKQLIDTCEQQIASLELVVAKLEEKMKAPEFFKLGDETKEAMTKYDASKLKIERLLEEWESATDALANYEKDLLK, encoded by the coding sequence ATGATTGAGTTAGAAAATGTTTCGCTCCGATACGGACCGAAAGTGATCTTCAATGAGGTCGGCGTAGTAATCAACGCTCGGGATCGAATCGGCTTGGTTGGTTCCAATGGCGCTGGCAAAACAACACTGATCAAATCGCTTCTCGGAAAAACGGAAGTCGATGCTGGACGGATCGAAATGGCCAAGTTTGTCAGCCTCGGCTACCTACCTCAGGACGGCGTTTCCATCTCAGGCCTTCCGTTACTCCAGGAAGTTGAAGAGGCATTTGAGACTGTGATCGAAATCCGCGAGCATTTGGAGCAAGCCAATCACCAATTGGATGGCCTTTCTCCCGAGACGGAGGAATACCATGATCTTCTGGAGCTTATGGGCGGATGGGAACACGAACTCGAGATGCACGAATCTCATAAAGTGAAAAGTAAGGTGGAGTCCGTCTTATTGGGACTTGGATTCCAGATGTCCGATATGGAGCGTCCGACTGACGAATTTAGCGGTGGATGGAAAATGCGGATTGCTTTGGCCAGGCTTCTTTTAAAGCAGCCCTCACTACTATTGCTTGATGAGCCAACGAATCATTTGGATATTGAGTCGCTTCAATGGCTTGAGAATTATTTGAAATCCTACGAAGGGGCACTGCTCATTGTATCGCACGACCGGGCATTTTTGGATACGCTTTGCACCAAGGTCTTCGCTCTATCAATGGGACGGTTGGATGTATATGCGGGGAATTATTCTTACTTTGAATCTGAGAGCGCGGTACGCATTGAGTTGCTGGGAAAGGCTCATGCAAATCAGCAGCGTAAGATTGAAAAAACCGAGCGCTTTATTGAACGATTTCGTTATAAAAGTTCCAAGGCAAAACAGGTGCAAAGTAGAGTCAAGGCACTGGACAAGGTAGAGCGCATTCAGATCGAGAATACTGAGAAACAAATAAACTTTTCCTTCCTTTCTCCACCACGATCAGGGCAAAAAGTGCTGGAAGTCTCTGGCCTGCATAAGAGCTATGGAGAATTGAAAGTGCTTGCGGGAATCGACTTCTCTCTGGAAAGGGAAGACCGGGTAGCAGTTGTTGGAGTTAATGGTGCCGGGAAGTCGACACTGGTGCGTATCATCGCAGGAGAAGAACCGTTTCAGGAAGGGGAGTTTCAACTTGGACACAATGTCGTGCCTGCTTATTTTGCTCAGCACCAGGCGGATATTCTGGACGAGGAAGATACTGCCTTGAGTGTGGTTGAGCGGGCGTCACCTGCGGGTGAAGTCGGTCGAGCTCGATCCATCCTGGGATCATTTTTATTTGAGGGAGATGACGTGTTCAAGAAGGTGGGCGTGCTTTCAGGCGGTGAGCGGAACCGCCTCGCTTTGGCCAAGATTCTTTTAGCGCGTTCCAACTTTCTGATTCTTGATGAACCAACCAATCACTTGGATATGGCTTCGAAAGATCGATTGCAGTCGGCATTGGCGGATTACTCCGGGACCATGATGATAGTATCCCATGATCGGGATTTTTTGGAGCCTCTGGTTACCAAAGTATTGGAAGTGTCGCAGAATTCAATTCGGTGGTATTATGGTAGCTTGTCTCATTATCTGCAAAAAAAGGAGGAGGAAGCCTTGGCTCATTCTTCGACAGTTACTGTTTCGTCCTCCGATTTGAATACAGGCCTGAATTCGAAGGAACGTCGGCAACACAATGCCCGGATTCGCGAGAAATTAAAACCGCAAAAGCAGCTTATCGATACGTGTGAGCAGCAAATTGCGAGCTTGGAGCTGGTTGTTGCGAAGTTGGAGGAGAAAATGAAAGCCCCGGAGTTTTTCAAACTCGGCGATGAAACGAAGGAAGCAATGACTAAGTATGACGCTTCAAAACTAAAAATTGAGCGACTCCTCGAAGAGTGGGAATCTGCCACAGATGCGTTGGCTAACTATGAGAAGGATCTGTTGAAATGA
- a CDS encoding OmpH family outer membrane protein: protein MKLIQLLSLFTLCVSLATLAQGQQKTGFVSTEAIIALLPVTQKANDELREMQTKFLTQGQAMNDEMKAKYDALVAQNQAGTLSDNMKQLGQQEMAQLQQDLNDHQQQMQDTLTKRRTVLFKPILNQVQETIQKVAKAQNYDVVFDIQEAGILYATNDFNLTKAVLLDLGVDPATIAKVEEK from the coding sequence ATGAAATTAATCCAATTATTATCTCTTTTCACACTTTGCGTCTCTTTAGCAACCCTCGCGCAGGGACAACAAAAAACCGGTTTCGTCAGCACTGAAGCTATCATTGCCCTGCTACCAGTAACGCAGAAAGCCAATGATGAGCTTCGGGAGATGCAGACTAAGTTCCTGACTCAAGGGCAGGCGATGAATGATGAAATGAAAGCGAAATACGACGCACTGGTTGCTCAAAATCAAGCTGGAACGCTTTCAGACAACATGAAGCAACTCGGGCAGCAGGAGATGGCTCAGCTCCAACAGGATCTGAATGATCACCAGCAGCAAATGCAGGATACGCTAACCAAGCGTAGAACCGTACTCTTCAAGCCGATTCTTAATCAAGTTCAGGAAACGATTCAAAAAGTAGCCAAAGCACAAAATTATGATGTGGTGTTCGATATCCAGGAAGCTGGAATCCTGTATGCTACGAACGATTTCAACCTCACCAAGGCGGTATTACTCGACTTGGGCGTTGATCCCGCGACCATAGCTAAAGTTGAGGAAAAGTAA
- a CDS encoding cyclase family protein, which produces MTQIVDLTHAVTKGDRGIDYEDSMTITKNGWNARTWHLYSHSNTHMDAPKHFIDGGDTIDNTPLEVCMGPAWLIDLGEVQARQLHTIADLGDYVDKIQAGDRVILKTGWEKYFGTDTFRDDLPRISKALAEWFVEKKIALLGVEPPSVADVNDIREVTEIHRILLGANITIVESLKNLHRIKQDRFEFIALPLKLTGGDGSPVRALGIV; this is translated from the coding sequence ATGACCCAAATTGTAGACCTTACCCACGCCGTTACCAAAGGAGATCGTGGCATAGATTACGAAGATAGTATGACCATCACCAAAAATGGATGGAACGCGCGCACCTGGCATCTGTATTCACATTCGAACACCCATATGGATGCACCCAAACATTTTATCGACGGTGGCGATACCATCGACAACACACCACTAGAAGTGTGTATGGGACCGGCTTGGTTAATAGACTTGGGCGAAGTTCAAGCCAGGCAGCTTCACACAATTGCGGACCTCGGGGACTATGTGGATAAAATCCAAGCCGGAGATCGAGTTATTTTGAAGACTGGCTGGGAAAAATACTTTGGCACGGACACCTTTAGAGACGACCTTCCCAGAATCAGTAAAGCTCTCGCGGAATGGTTTGTGGAAAAAAAGATTGCTCTACTTGGAGTCGAACCCCCTTCGGTAGCTGACGTGAATGATATTCGAGAAGTCACGGAGATTCACAGGATTCTCCTTGGCGCTAACATAACCATAGTGGAGAGTTTAAAAAACCTTCACAGGATAAAACAGGATCGCTTCGAGTTTATCGCCCTACCCTTGAAGTTGACCGGAGGTGATGGAAGTCCGGTTCGGGCCCTTGGGATTGTCTGA
- a CDS encoding class I SAM-dependent methyltransferase — protein MKDGLYSGLDADFYDELLDGEIDDLPFWRSLMGEPGLRALEVGCGTGRILIPLLKEGFHVDGMDNSANMVRLLREKTSEQTLKTDIRIQRMEELDMGKRYSLIFIPGFSLQMVASRKLLIESLLRFHQHLEPGGRLAVSLFFPWEEMENDHPGDWHLRKKVKRRDGSKLTCHQSSAIDLEKQTLLVKNRYTLSDRSGNELREEFRDLRLLWFYPHELHLLLQKTGFELLETFADFRNEPLDENTPHAVFLARKRDD, from the coding sequence ATGAAGGATGGGTTGTACAGCGGACTGGATGCGGATTTCTATGATGAGCTACTGGATGGGGAAATAGATGATTTGCCGTTTTGGCGCAGCTTAATGGGTGAGCCCGGTTTGCGTGCGCTTGAGGTTGGTTGTGGAACGGGGCGCATTTTGATACCGCTTTTGAAAGAGGGGTTTCATGTGGATGGGATGGACAATTCGGCGAATATGGTTCGACTACTCCGGGAGAAGACCTCTGAGCAAACCCTCAAGACTGACATTCGAATTCAGCGCATGGAAGAGCTCGATATGGGGAAACGCTACTCGCTTATTTTTATACCCGGGTTCTCTTTGCAAATGGTCGCTTCCCGAAAATTGCTCATAGAATCCTTACTTCGGTTTCACCAACATTTGGAGCCTGGAGGTCGATTGGCCGTCTCTTTGTTTTTCCCCTGGGAAGAAATGGAGAATGATCATCCTGGAGATTGGCATTTACGAAAGAAAGTGAAACGAAGAGACGGTTCGAAGCTCACGTGCCACCAATCTTCGGCCATCGACCTCGAAAAACAGACCCTGTTGGTAAAGAACCGATATACCTTGTCTGATAGGTCTGGAAATGAACTTCGCGAAGAGTTTCGCGACCTTCGCCTCCTCTGGTTTTATCCTCATGAGTTACACTTGCTACTACAGAAAACAGGCTTTGAACTGTTGGAAACTTTTGCTGATTTCAGAAATGAACCTTTGGATGAAAATACGCCGCACGCTGTGTTTCTGGCGAGGAAAAGAGACGATTAG